A window from Kwoniella pini CBS 10737 chromosome 1, complete sequence encodes these proteins:
- a CDS encoding FACT complex subunit POB3 translates to MSTVTFENIFHGDGPDLGKLRFNAAGFGWKTYSSEDAPTTFNGHDVRHATWFRVARNFQLRLAMRQAEKPRITFDGFKRDDHDKVKRTLDEFFNIKLETRDSSLKGWNWGKAQVQGNDIAFQIQGKTSFEIPLSTVANSNIAGKNEVALEFNPPAPYPHDPKDLSRRVPDELVEMRFYIPGKSMKSKGSDAGSDGEETDLDEEGNEISAADAFHNLIKDKADIGAVVGDSIVIFEDILVLTPRGRFSLEFYPDSLRLLGKSTDYRVPFTSIHRIFLLPKLDDLHIQLVLGLDPPIRQGATRYPFLVAQWPKDEEVDAELNLSDEEIAKYPDLQRKYEAPTFQVISRVLKSLTGKKVTPPGSFRNAQGLNGIKANVKAVQGELYFLEKGLIFIAKQPILIDFSKTESISFSRVGGGIASARTFDMRVVSKTEVADHVFTAISKEEVNPISAFLKQKNVKLLNEMEENVLDDVPLSDDDEEMESIASEDDEDDRKKSKSKSKQDTGKKVKAPAMDVDDESDDEDFRSESSDGGSPSESDSDDEDSGMASDASDPMMEELKKKQAKRGKKDAGSGSDAEKPKAKKAKKGD, encoded by the exons ATGTCCACAGTGACCTTCGAGAACA TTTTCCATGGTGATGGTCCAGATCTAGGCA AACTACGATTCAACGCCGCTGGTTTCGGTTGGAAAACATACTCAAGTGAAGATGCGCCTACTACTTTCAATGGACACGACGTCAGACATGCAACTTGGTTTAG GGTGGCAAGGAACTTCCAATTGCGTCTAGCTATGCGACAAGCTGAGAAACCTCGAATAACGTTTGATGGGTTCAAGAGAGAC GATCATGACAAAGTCAAGAGGACATTGGatgaatttttcaatataaaGCTCGAAACCCGAGATTCAAGTTTGAAAGGTTGGAACTGGGGTAAAGCACAAGTGCAAG GGAACGACATAGCGTTTCAAATCCAAGGGAAAACTTCATTCGAAATACCGTTATCGACAGTTGCGAATTCCAATATAGCGGGAAAGAATGAAGTTGCTCTGGAGTTCAATCCACCTGCACCTTACCCTCACGACCCTAAAGACCTCTCGAGAAGAGTTCCAGATGAATTAGTCGAGATGCGTTTCTATATACCTGGAAAGAGCATGAAGAGCAAAGGTAGTGATGCGGGTAGCGATGGGGAAGAGACTGAtttggatgaagaaggaaatgagaTCAGTGCAGCAGACGCTTTCcataatttgataaaggaTAAAGCAGATATTGGAGCGGTTGTGGGGGATAGTATCGTAATTTTCGAGGACATACTGGTTCTGACTCCAAG AGGACGATTCTCCCTCGAATTTTACCCAGACTCCCTTCGACTGCTTGGTAAATCAACCGATTATCGAGTCCCTTTCACCTCCATCCACCGTATATTCCTCCTGCCCAAACTCGATGATCTACACATACAGCTCGTTCTAGGTCTAGATCCGCCCATCAGACAGGGTGCTACTAGGTATCCGTTCTTAGTAGCTCAATGGCCcaaggatgaagaagtagatgCGGAACTCAACCTGTCCGA TGAGGAGATTGCTAAATACCCAGATTTGCAACGTAAATACGAAGCACCGACCTTCCAAGTGATCTCCCGAGTTTTGAAATCCTTGACAGGCAAAAAAGTTACCCCACCAGGATCGTTCCGGAACGCACAAGGCCTGAACGGTATAAAGGCAAATGTCAAAGCTGTTCAAGGAGAACTTTACTTCCTAGAGAAAGGATTGATCTTCATTGCTAAACAACCAATCCTTATCGATTTCTCGAAAACAGAAAGCATATCCTTTTCCCG TGTTGGAGGAGGAATCGCATCAGCCCGAACATTTGATATGCGAGTGGTCTCAAAAACTGAAGTGGCAGATCACGTATTCACAGCTAtaagtaaagaagaagtcaaCCCTATCAGCGCGTTCCTCAAGCAGAAGAATGTTAAATTGTTGAATGAGATGGAAGAGAATGTCTTGGATGATGTACCTCTTAGTGACGACGATGAAGAGATGGAGAGTATTGCTTCTGAGGATGACGAGGATGATAGGAAGAAGAGCAAGAGTAAGAGCAAGCAAGATACAGGAAAGAAGGTCAAAGCTCCTGCTATGGATGTCGATGATGAATCTG ACGATGAGGACTTCCGATCTGAATCGTCCGATGGTGGATCTCCGTCTGAATCTGACTCAGATGACGAGGATAGTGGTATGGCATCGGATGCTAGTGATCCGATGATGGaggagttgaagaagaaacaggCCAAGAGAGGTAAAAAGGATGCTGGCAGTGGTAGTGATGCAGAGAAGCCTAAAGCGAAGAAAGCCAAGAAGGGGGATTAG